From the genome of Hymenobacter sp. PAMC 26628, one region includes:
- a CDS encoding DUF3089 domain-containing protein, whose product MRLPFYVLPSHWAPRLAQWWPVALLACTSCISLLKPAHGFTATTPAPAPDYAQESSWAALPTRRDSADALPRAAGLRDGQATAAADVFFIHPTSYYWRGSWNADVGNARLNRYTDRTTIFNQASVFNAAGRVYAPRYRQATLYSFFDKQGPDGQKALDLAYADVKAAFQYYLAHYNQGRPIIIAGHSQGATHATRLLHDFFDNDPALRKRLAAAYLIGCQAKTNEYQTIRPCPDSLATGCFVAWNTSERGFDYPPYHGLVATNPLTWTLDTLRAPAALNRGGVGPHMKRIDAHVTDAQSHRGLLWITAPKVRGYPRFFLPGYPELRHSFHAADYGLFYLNIRENAAARVRAWERTYKTAK is encoded by the coding sequence ATGCGTTTGCCTTTTTACGTTTTGCCAAGCCATTGGGCCCCGCGCTTAGCCCAGTGGTGGCCCGTGGCCCTGCTGGCCTGCACCAGCTGTATCAGCCTGTTAAAGCCCGCCCACGGGTTCACGGCCACGACTCCCGCGCCAGCCCCCGACTACGCCCAGGAAAGCAGCTGGGCCGCCCTGCCCACCCGCCGCGACTCAGCCGATGCCTTGCCCCGCGCCGCCGGCCTGCGCGACGGCCAGGCCACGGCCGCCGCCGATGTGTTCTTCATCCACCCCACCTCCTACTACTGGCGGGGCAGCTGGAACGCCGACGTGGGCAACGCCCGCCTCAACCGCTACACCGACCGCACCACCATCTTCAACCAAGCCAGCGTGTTCAACGCGGCGGGCCGCGTCTACGCCCCACGCTACCGGCAGGCCACGCTGTACTCGTTTTTCGATAAGCAGGGCCCCGACGGCCAAAAGGCGCTCGACCTGGCCTACGCCGACGTGAAGGCGGCCTTCCAATACTACCTCGCCCACTACAACCAGGGCCGGCCCATCATCATCGCCGGCCACAGCCAGGGCGCCACCCACGCCACGCGCCTGCTCCACGATTTTTTCGACAACGACCCCGCGCTGCGCAAGCGCCTCGCCGCTGCCTACCTCATCGGCTGTCAAGCGAAAACCAACGAATACCAAACCATCCGTCCCTGCCCCGATTCGCTGGCCACCGGCTGCTTCGTGGCCTGGAATACCTCCGAGCGCGGCTTCGATTACCCGCCCTACCACGGCCTAGTTGCCACCAATCCTCTCACCTGGACGCTCGACACCCTCAGGGCCCCCGCCGCCCTCAACCGCGGCGGCGTCGGCCCCCACATGAAGCGCATCGATGCCCACGTCACCGACGCCCAATCCCACCGCGGCCTGCTCTGGATTACCGCACCCAAGGTCCGCGGCTACCCCCGCTTTTTCCTCCCCGGCTACCCCGAGCTGCGCCACTCCTTCCACGCCGCCGACTACGGCCTGTTCTACCTGAACATTCGGGAGAACGCGGCGGCCCGGGTGCGGGCGTGGGAGAGAACCTACAAGACCGCTAAATGA